TTATAACAATTCGTTTCCCCATGGCATAACCATCGATAGAATTGCATCGCAGGATACCTATGTGAACAACGGGATCAGTGACTTTGTTTCAAATGTCATTCAATCCATTGCGGTGGTGCTATTGGTAATGCTGCTGTTTTTAGGATTTCGTACCGGAATGGTGGTCGCAAGTTTGATTCCCATAACCATGTTGATGTCGTTAATGGTGATGAACTTTTTAGGTGTTGGATTGAATCAGGTGACCTTAGCGGCCTTGATAATGGCTCTGGGCATGCTGGTCGATAACTCTATTGTGGTGTCAGAAGCTATAATGGTGAAAATGGAGGGAGGATCATCGCCCAAGGACGCAGCGGTCGAGGCGTCTAAAGAATTGGCCATCCCCCTCCTTATTTCCACTTTAACGACATCGGCAGCATTTCTGGCGTTTTTCCTTGCCGATGGCGCTATGGGTGAAATGATGGGCAATATTTTTATAGTGATAACTATAGCCCTGCTTTCATCGTTGATTATCGCCCTTTCGTTTGTAGCGATGATAAGTGTCTATTTTATGCGGAACAAAAAAGTTAAAGCCGATTCTAAAAAGGAAGAAAAACCCGATTTTTTTGAAAAGTTGAATGCAAAATATAAACAGCTACTGATATGGGTTCTAAACCAGCCCAAAAAATTTATCGGTATGGTTGTGGTCGCGTTTGTTGCATCGTTATTTATTTTTCCTATGCTACCTTTTATTTTTATGCCTGAGAGCGATAGAAATCTAGTAGTTGTCGATATTAATCTGCCACAAGGAACCAAGATCGAAGAGACTGAAAAAGTGGTTGATGAACTTTCCGACTTTATAAATGCCAACCTTATAGTTTCGGAGCCTAAGGCAAAGACAGAAGAGGGTATTGTGAATTTCACTTCGTTTATTGGAAGAGGGCCCAACTCATACGACTTGGGATATCAACAGGAGCAACCCAATTCGAGCTATGCCCATTTACTTTTAAATACAACAGGTTACGACGCAAATGCTAATGTTGTACAGGTATTGGACAAACACGCATTTAATAATTTCCCCGATGCAGATGTGTCGGTCAGTTCCCTGGGATCACCTGGCGGTGCAAAATACGATGTAAGTGTCCGACTTGCAGGAGAGGATATGGAAAAATTGTTGTCCATCTCAGAAAGCCTAAAAGCCGAAATGTCGAAAATTGAAGGTACACAAACAATAAAAGACGATTGGGGGCCGAAAATAAAAAAGGTGGTAATTGATATTGATCAGTTTAAAGCAGGCTTGGCAGGAGTTACTAATCAAGACATTGCCATTTCGTTGAAAACCGCCTTGGACGGATTTGAAATTGGAGATTACCGTGATCTAGATGGCAATATTCCCATTGTATTGCAAAACAGGAATGCCAATACCTTGGATGTTCGAGAACTAGAAAGCATTGCCGTCTTCTCGCAAATGAACGGTAGCAATGTACCGCTGGCACAGGTGGCAAATATTAATATAGAATGGCAGCAGGCTAAAATAATGCATAAAGACTTAAATCGTACTATTGAGGTTAGCTGTAATGCAAAACCCGGTACCACGGCTGCCGAAATCACAAATCAGCTCAAACCTTACCTAAAGGAAACTTCAAAAAATTGGGAAAGTGGTTATTCCTACAGCCTTGGGGGCGAGAGTGAAAAAAGTGCCGAATCAATGGGAGCAGTAGCTAAAAATCTACCTTTTGCGGGATTTATCATTCTGTTGCTATTGATACTCCAATTCAATTCATTCCGAAAAACATTTATTGTAATTGCTTCTATTCCTTTAGGTATTATCGGGGTACTTGTGGGCCTCTTTGTTTTCAATTCGTACTTCGGGTTTATGGCCTTTTTGGGAATAGTATCACTTGCGGGAATAGTGGTTAACAACGCCATTGTTTTGCTTGACAGGATAGATATAGAAATAACGGATTTAGGTA
This genomic stretch from Ulvibacter sp. MAR_2010_11 harbors:
- a CDS encoding efflux RND transporter permease subunit — translated: MNITKISIENNRVTILLVVVIAILGILGYNQSSRDAMPPFTIRTCQVITQFPGASPERVEKLVSDKIEKVIQEIPELKTVTSENRTGTSIIKVELQSDVPKEDLQAVWDKIRRKIDEIRNELPNNIYGPTVKDDGLGVVYGIQLGLRSDGFNYAEMEDYADEIRNDLIKLEEVSRVEIGGIREERVFVKFDNAKLAQYGLSANQIENAISNTNIVFPGGEINLQKERIALEPTGNYEHIEDIKNTLIPLKQAEYVKLSDIADVRLGYETPQGSIVKINGEKGLSLALSLKEGTSLSKLGEKLDSKLLGYNNSFPHGITIDRIASQDTYVNNGISDFVSNVIQSIAVVLLVMLLFLGFRTGMVVASLIPITMLMSLMVMNFLGVGLNQVTLAALIMALGMLVDNSIVVSEAIMVKMEGGSSPKDAAVEASKELAIPLLISTLTTSAAFLAFFLADGAMGEMMGNIFIVITIALLSSLIIALSFVAMISVYFMRNKKVKADSKKEEKPDFFEKLNAKYKQLLIWVLNQPKKFIGMVVVAFVASLFIFPMLPFIFMPESDRNLVVVDINLPQGTKIEETEKVVDELSDFINANLIVSEPKAKTEEGIVNFTSFIGRGPNSYDLGYQQEQPNSSYAHLLLNTTGYDANANVVQVLDKHAFNNFPDADVSVSSLGSPGGAKYDVSVRLAGEDMEKLLSISESLKAEMSKIEGTQTIKDDWGPKIKKVVIDIDQFKAGLAGVTNQDIAISLKTALDGFEIGDYRDLDGNIPIVLQNRNANTLDVRELESIAVFSQMNGSNVPLAQVANINIEWQQAKIMHKDLNRTIEVSCNAKPGTTAAEITNQLKPYLKETSKNWESGYSYSLGGESEKSAESMGAVAKNLPFAGFIILLLLILQFNSFRKTFIVIASIPLGIIGVLVGLFVFNSYFGFMAFLGIVSLAGIVVNNAIVLLDRIDIEITDLGKKPYQAIIDAAQERFRPILLTTFTTVLGLIPLYLGGGLMWEPMAVSIMVGLLFATIITLLFVPVLYKLLFKVKTEEFQEIH